Within Plasmodium vinckei vinckei genome assembly, chromosome: PVVCY_12, the genomic segment TTTACCACCAGTAGCAATAGCTATTAATTCCATTTCAACACCACCTACCCATCTTATGGCTggtatattttcttttaataataaatagttTGCTTCATCATCAAAACCCCATTGAcatataacaaaattagcccctgctttttttaatgcatCAACcatatcataaaaatattttttttcaatagcTTGTAAATCTCTATATGCTTCTGcatttgttatatttaatttatgtttAATTTTAGGTTTTGGTGGTTCAAATGGGCATGTTAAAATAGCtatttttgcattttttacttCTTTGCACATTTGAGAGTGtgatatttctttatttaaaactATACCTTTTATTAATGTTGATTCTTCTAATAAGCCTCCAGGTTTTCCTtcgatttttattaaatcaaATCTTACATCTTTTCTTTTCATATCAGCAACTGATAAAACAGCATCTACAACAATATTTGAAAGTAAATCTTTTTTACTTGATACAATTTTTGAACTTAATGAAGTATTAGatagtttttttaatatttcatgatcatttttttcaatatctACAGTTATTGCAATATCTTCAATTGCTTTTAAAGCTATATTACAAGCATTTTCAAACCCATCAGCAATTCTAAGGGGATGTATTCCTTTATCAATTAATGCATATGCTTCTTCTAATAAAAATCCTGCTATAATAACAACGCCTGTTGTTCCATCTCCAATTTCATTATCTTGACTCTTTGATAATTCAACTAATAATTTTGCACACTCATGTTGAAcatctattttttctaatatgGTCGCACCATCATTTGTTACTGTAACATTATTATCTTCACttacaattattttatccATTCCTCGTGGCCCTATCGAGCTTTTCAATATATCAGCAACTACTTTAGCTGCCAATATATTACTTTTATGTGCCTCGATACctttaattctttttttttcttcttcccTCAATATCACAAATGGCTGACCGTATTCATCTATAgctatattcatttttactgcaaattattatataaatatatttatgtaattgGATATTCTAATGTATATTTAACGTgatttattacaaaaaattggAGGGCACTATTGTTGGGTGATAATAAAACCCTTGCTTACTTTGAAAATCGCTCTcgattttgtatatattttct encodes:
- a CDS encoding T-complex protein 1 subunit epsilon, putative — its product is MNIAIDEYGQPFVILREEEKKRIKGIEAHKSNILAAKVVADILKSSIGPRGMDKIIVSEDNNVTVTNDGATILEKIDVQHECAKLLVELSKSQDNEIGDGTTGVVIIAGFLLEEAYALIDKGIHPLRIADGFENACNIALKAIEDIAITVDIEKNDHEILKKLSNTSLSSKIVSSKKDLLSNIVVDAVLSVADMKRKDVRFDLIKIEGKPGGLLEESTLIKGIVLNKEISHSQMCKEVKNAKIAILTCPFEPPKPKIKHKLNITNAEAYRDLQAIEKKYFYDMVDALKKAGANFVICQWGFDDEANYLLLKENIPAIRWVGGVEMELIAIATGGKIIPRFEDIHESKLGRADLIREISHGTVNNPMVYIEGCSNTKAITILLRGGNQMMIDECERSVHDALCSVRNLIRDNRILPGGGASEIYAALEIEKVADTCKGIEQYAIRAFGNALLSIPINLCNNMGLNSIDIISEIKTKIIQEKKKNLGIDSLNYKIGDMIEEGIFETFNSKYNQISLATQVVKMILKIDDVITPNEFN